Proteins encoded together in one Chitinophaga varians window:
- a CDS encoding GNAT family N-acetyltransferase, whose translation MRHFLPNGAELIIRPPVVEDALGLLRNFQRMTQETEFLLFTPGEALELNEKSEEDFIKTYLKNPDQLMLVAIVNDTLVGSITVNHSGYYKRGHTAEMGIAVERAWSGLGIGRRLMTAMLRWAEQHAKIQLIYLQVFGNNDKAMHLYRNFGFLECGRLPYGIQQKEGQYADLVTMYRRVKP comes from the coding sequence ATGAGACATTTTTTGCCCAACGGAGCAGAACTGATCATCCGGCCACCGGTGGTGGAAGATGCCCTCGGCTTGCTGCGTAATTTCCAGCGGATGACGCAGGAAACAGAATTCCTGTTGTTCACCCCCGGAGAGGCCCTGGAGCTGAATGAGAAATCAGAAGAGGATTTTATCAAAACGTACCTGAAGAACCCCGACCAGCTGATGCTGGTCGCCATTGTTAATGATACACTGGTAGGGTCTATCACCGTAAACCATAGCGGATATTATAAAAGAGGGCATACCGCTGAAATGGGCATCGCCGTAGAGCGCGCCTGGAGCGGTCTAGGCATCGGCCGCCGGCTGATGACCGCTATGCTGCGCTGGGCCGAACAACATGCAAAAATACAGCTGATATACCTGCAGGTATTTGGAAACAACGATAAAGCCATGCATCTCTATCGTAACTTCGGGTTCCTGGAATGTGGCCGCCTGCCTTACGGCATACAACAGAAAGAAGGGCAATATGCCGACCTGGTGACGATGTACCGCCGGGTAAAACCATGA
- the moaA gene encoding GTP 3',8-cyclase MoaA, whose amino-acid sequence MLTDAHHRIIDYVRLSVTDRCNLRCTYCMPEHMRFVKSSALLTDAEIVTLLETLASAGISKVRITGGEPFLRPGLIPLLASIKAIAGIQQIAITTNGVLTHRYIPDLKALGITHVNLSLDTLQPQRFHQITRRDRFAAVMQTLDSLLAHQLQVKINVVVMDQVNTDELVPFAALTRELPVSVRFIEEMPFNGQGHAFSGINWNYETILDTLRERYTLHKLPDAPHSTALNYSIPGHAGNIGVIPAYSRTFCGTCNRLRISATGSVKTCLYGPDALNARDLMRSGEALLPAIQQALHHRAANGFAAERLHAGTPESMSVIGG is encoded by the coding sequence ATGCTGACGGACGCCCATCATCGTATAATCGATTACGTTAGACTGTCGGTAACAGACCGTTGCAATCTCCGCTGCACTTACTGTATGCCGGAGCACATGCGGTTTGTTAAATCGTCCGCACTGCTTACAGATGCAGAAATCGTCACGCTGCTGGAAACACTGGCGTCTGCCGGCATCTCGAAAGTGAGGATCACCGGTGGAGAACCGTTTCTTCGCCCGGGCCTTATTCCCCTGCTGGCCAGTATTAAAGCTATTGCCGGCATACAGCAGATAGCCATCACCACCAACGGCGTGCTTACCCACCGTTATATTCCCGACCTGAAAGCACTGGGCATTACCCATGTCAATCTCAGTCTTGATACGCTGCAACCTCAACGTTTTCACCAGATCACGCGCCGCGACCGGTTCGCTGCTGTCATGCAAACACTGGACAGCCTGCTGGCCCATCAGCTGCAAGTGAAGATCAATGTGGTGGTGATGGACCAGGTCAACACAGACGAGCTGGTACCTTTTGCAGCGCTTACACGCGAGCTGCCCGTATCAGTAAGGTTTATTGAAGAAATGCCATTTAATGGCCAGGGACATGCCTTTTCAGGCATCAACTGGAATTATGAAACTATCCTCGATACGCTACGGGAAAGATACACCCTGCATAAATTACCGGATGCGCCCCATTCCACCGCGCTCAACTACAGTATTCCAGGCCATGCCGGCAATATCGGCGTGATTCCTGCCTATAGTCGCACTTTCTGTGGCACCTGCAACAGACTTCGTATATCCGCCACCGGTAGTGTCAAAACGTGCCTTTATGGCCCCGATGCTTTAAATGCAAGAGACCTGATGCGGTCAGGAGAAGCGCTGCTGCCGGCTATTCAGCAGGCATTGCATCACCGTGCTGCCAACGGGTTTGCAGCCGAACGGCTGCACGCCGGCACACCGGAAAGCATGTCTGTGATAGGAGGATAA
- a CDS encoding DUF7009 family protein has translation MKIRIRGNSIRYRLDKTDMELLETTGKVESITHIGAGVLHFCVRSKSITDPVIKMEHDGVHLLLPAETLQRWYTPDQVGFELILPNPDGSELKVLVEKDFQCLSPRNEDDSQAFENPNAGKNC, from the coding sequence ATGAAGATCAGGATAAGAGGGAACAGCATCCGCTACCGGTTGGACAAAACAGATATGGAGCTGCTGGAAACTACCGGCAAAGTTGAGTCTATCACCCATATCGGCGCGGGCGTGCTTCATTTTTGCGTACGTTCCAAAAGCATCACCGACCCGGTGATCAAAATGGAACACGACGGCGTACATCTGTTACTGCCGGCAGAGACGTTACAGCGCTGGTACACACCGGACCAGGTTGGCTTTGAATTAATACTTCCCAATCCTGATGGTTCTGAGCTGAAAGTATTGGTGGAAAAGGATTTCCAGTGCCTTTCCCCAAGAAATGAAGATGACAGCCAGGCTTTTGAAAATCCGAACGCAGGCAAAAACTGCTGA
- the moaD gene encoding molybdopterin converting factor subunit 1, producing MGLLLFGVAKDIAGAALVGLPETVTNVAELKQWLYDRYPAMQQLSSLMIAVNREYATDTQIIRAGDEVAVIPPVSGG from the coding sequence ATGGGCCTTCTGCTTTTTGGTGTGGCGAAAGATATTGCCGGTGCGGCGCTGGTTGGTTTGCCGGAAACGGTGACCAATGTGGCGGAACTGAAACAGTGGTTGTATGACCGTTACCCTGCCATGCAGCAGCTCAGTTCCCTGATGATAGCGGTCAACCGGGAATATGCGACTGATACACAAATCATCCGTGCAGGTGATGAAGTGGCGGTGATACCGCCGGTGAGCGGCGGATAG
- a CDS encoding NAD+ synthase, protein MKIILAQQNYHIGNFEHNTQKIIEGIAAAKAQGAELVVFSELCVCGYPPRDFLEFEDFIAQCYHAIDVIKAHTHDIAVLVGCPARNPQREGKDLFNAAWFLHEGEVKQVVHKTLLPTYDVFDEYRYFEPSYEWNIIPFKGKKLAVTICEDIWNLGDNPLYRICPMDVLMAQQPDVMINLSASPFDYDHDEDRKEIIRANVLKYKLPMYYCNTVGSQTEIVFDGGSLIYDAAGNVVKELPYFTEAMGGVNLEDLLSKGEAPAKMEAFTPLTELVFDHNINRIYDALVLGIRDYFGKMGFKKAILGSSGGIDSAVTLAIACEALGAENVRAVLMPSPYSTEHSVDDAVALSKNLDNPYDIIRINDIYESFLATLEPYFKGLPFNVAEENTQSRIRGNLLMGLSNKFGYILLNTSNKSELSTGYGTLYGDMAGGLSVLGDVYKMQVYALARYINRDKEIIPVNIIDKAPSAELRPNQKDSDSLPDYTVLDRLLYQYIERRQGPKEIIAQGFDSALVSRALKMVNTNEYKRNQFCPIIRVSSKAFGVGRRIPIVGKYLS, encoded by the coding sequence ATGAAAATTATACTGGCACAACAGAACTATCATATAGGTAATTTTGAACACAACACACAGAAGATCATCGAAGGAATAGCCGCTGCCAAAGCACAGGGCGCTGAACTGGTGGTGTTTTCCGAACTGTGTGTATGTGGTTATCCCCCACGCGATTTCCTCGAGTTTGAAGATTTTATTGCGCAATGTTACCATGCCATAGACGTGATCAAAGCGCATACGCACGATATCGCTGTACTGGTAGGCTGCCCGGCCCGCAACCCGCAAAGGGAAGGCAAGGACCTGTTCAATGCAGCGTGGTTCCTCCATGAAGGGGAAGTAAAGCAGGTGGTGCATAAAACGCTGCTTCCCACCTACGACGTTTTTGATGAATACCGTTACTTCGAGCCTTCTTACGAATGGAACATCATTCCATTCAAAGGGAAAAAACTGGCTGTGACCATTTGTGAAGATATCTGGAACCTGGGTGACAACCCGCTGTACCGTATATGTCCGATGGACGTGCTGATGGCACAGCAGCCGGACGTGATGATCAACCTCTCCGCTTCCCCGTTTGATTACGATCACGATGAAGACCGTAAAGAGATCATCCGCGCCAATGTGCTCAAATACAAGCTGCCCATGTATTATTGTAATACGGTGGGCTCCCAGACAGAGATCGTGTTCGACGGCGGCTCCCTTATTTACGACGCTGCCGGCAATGTGGTAAAGGAACTGCCTTACTTCACCGAAGCCATGGGCGGCGTGAATTTGGAAGACCTGCTCTCCAAAGGTGAAGCCCCTGCTAAAATGGAGGCTTTCACACCCCTGACGGAACTGGTGTTTGATCACAATATCAACCGGATATACGACGCGCTGGTGCTGGGCATCCGCGACTACTTCGGCAAGATGGGTTTCAAAAAGGCCATCCTGGGCTCTTCCGGCGGTATCGACAGCGCCGTGACCCTCGCCATTGCGTGTGAGGCGCTGGGCGCCGAAAACGTACGGGCCGTGCTGATGCCTTCCCCTTATTCTACTGAACATTCTGTAGATGATGCCGTGGCGTTGTCTAAAAACCTGGACAACCCTTATGATATCATCCGCATCAATGATATTTACGAGAGTTTTCTGGCCACGCTGGAGCCGTATTTTAAAGGACTGCCCTTCAATGTGGCAGAAGAAAATACCCAGTCCCGTATCCGCGGCAACCTGCTGATGGGCCTTTCCAACAAATTCGGGTATATCCTCCTGAACACCTCCAACAAAAGTGAGCTGTCTACCGGCTACGGTACCCTCTACGGCGATATGGCCGGTGGCCTGTCCGTACTGGGCGACGTTTACAAAATGCAGGTGTACGCCCTCGCGCGGTACATCAACCGGGATAAAGAGATCATCCCGGTAAATATCATTGACAAGGCCCCTTCTGCAGAGCTGCGCCCCAACCAAAAGGACAGCGACAGCCTGCCGGACTACACAGTGCTGGACAGACTGCTGTACCAGTACATAGAGCGCCGCCAGGGACCTAAAGAAATTATTGCTCAGGGATTTGACTCCGCTTTGGTTTCGCGGGCCTTAAAGATGGTCAACACCAATGAATACAAAAGGAATCAATTCTGCCCTATCATCCGCGTATCTTCCAAGGCCTTTGGTGTGGGCCGCCGGATACCGATAGTAGGTAAATATCTCAGCTAA
- a CDS encoding YceI family protein, producing the protein MKNLFLLFSLVIITSAVSAQDVFSCKNTRFSFFSSAPLEDIEAKTDKGVSAINVKTGAIYFKVPIASFQFRKKLMQDHFNQNYLESDKFPFAEFKGKVVENTDLSRNGTYEVTVEGMLNLHGVDKAYREKGTITVKDGNITAGSTFNIRVADHRIDVPSMVVKNVAEVVAVTVNAVYTAVVNR; encoded by the coding sequence ATGAAAAACCTCTTCCTTCTTTTTTCTTTGGTGATCATCACCAGTGCGGTATCAGCGCAGGATGTTTTCTCCTGCAAGAATACCCGGTTCTCTTTCTTCTCATCGGCGCCACTGGAAGATATAGAGGCTAAAACCGACAAAGGCGTGTCCGCCATCAATGTAAAGACCGGCGCCATTTATTTTAAAGTACCGATCGCTTCTTTCCAGTTCCGGAAAAAGCTGATGCAGGACCATTTCAACCAAAATTATCTGGAGAGCGACAAATTCCCCTTTGCCGAATTCAAGGGGAAAGTGGTGGAAAACACAGACCTCAGCCGCAACGGCACCTATGAGGTGACCGTGGAAGGTATGCTGAACCTGCATGGGGTAGACAAAGCCTATCGTGAGAAAGGCACCATCACTGTAAAAGACGGCAACATCACGGCCGGCTCCACTTTCAACATCCGCGTGGCAGACCATCGCATTGATGTGCCTTCCATGGTGGTGAAAAACGTAGCAGAGGTAGTGGCGGTAACCGTCAACGCAGTGTATACCGCCGTGGTAAACCGGTAA
- a CDS encoding porin family protein, translated as MKRFFLLALTLGIATAGMAQSGQGTFVRKVRLGFKLDPMISILKPQESGVSRNSSKGGLSFGLMADFNLNEAGNYALASGFNVVLGGSKLKYDAGKGLSEFRANPAEYNMKLTYIEVPVALKLKTTSANDLNFWGQFGTYLAFPVSGRADVISLNETHDRVNILPQMNRINIGMLIGAGVEYPLGETLTGIVGLTYQNGFVDVTRNGKWDDGKVNMNSFALRLGVYF; from the coding sequence ATGAAGCGGTTTTTTTTGCTGGCATTAACATTAGGGATAGCAACAGCAGGGATGGCACAGAGCGGACAGGGTACTTTTGTCCGTAAAGTACGGCTGGGCTTTAAATTAGATCCGATGATCTCGATACTGAAGCCACAGGAGTCGGGCGTAAGCCGCAACAGCTCCAAAGGAGGACTGAGTTTCGGGCTGATGGCTGATTTCAACCTGAACGAAGCCGGCAATTATGCGCTGGCCTCGGGTTTTAACGTAGTGCTGGGCGGCAGTAAGCTGAAATATGATGCCGGCAAAGGACTGAGCGAGTTCAGGGCCAATCCGGCAGAATACAACATGAAACTTACTTACATCGAAGTACCGGTGGCGCTGAAGCTGAAAACCACCTCGGCCAACGATCTTAACTTCTGGGGACAGTTCGGTACCTATCTGGCTTTCCCGGTCAGCGGCCGGGCGGATGTTATCTCCCTGAATGAAACGCATGACAGGGTAAACATACTGCCACAGATGAACCGCATCAATATCGGCATGCTGATAGGCGCCGGCGTGGAATACCCGCTGGGTGAAACCCTCACCGGTATTGTAGGCCTTACCTACCAGAACGGTTTCGTGGACGTTACCCGAAACGGCAAATGGGATGATGGTAAGGTAAATATGAATAGCTTTGCGCTGCGGCTGGGCGTATATTTTTAA
- a CDS encoding sulfite exporter TauE/SafE family protein, translating to MTIELCLLFFLVALVYSAAGFGGGSSYLAILALWGIDFQLMKSTALLCNVAVVAGGVYHFYKSGHLPMKKALLLSFVSVPLAFVGSYLPLKQETFFLLLGVALTLAAVFMCYRLFFERNQQTETLREGNGVLYGFIGGAIGLLSGMTGIGGGIYLAPVLRLGKCDTAKNVAGLSSFFILVNSISGLLGQAAKKAIVFEPAFAGPLLLAVIIGGQIGARLSARVLKPKWVAGATAVLILYAGVRMLIK from the coding sequence GTGACCATAGAACTCTGTCTTCTCTTTTTCCTGGTAGCGCTGGTATATTCTGCGGCCGGTTTCGGAGGTGGTTCCAGCTACCTGGCTATCCTGGCTTTGTGGGGCATCGATTTTCAACTGATGAAGTCCACCGCTTTATTATGCAATGTGGCCGTGGTGGCCGGTGGCGTGTATCATTTTTACAAAAGCGGCCATCTTCCGATGAAGAAGGCGCTGTTGCTGTCTTTCGTTAGCGTGCCGCTGGCTTTTGTGGGAAGTTATCTGCCACTTAAGCAGGAAACCTTTTTCCTGTTGCTGGGCGTAGCGCTTACATTGGCAGCCGTGTTCATGTGCTACCGGTTGTTCTTTGAGCGTAACCAGCAAACGGAAACCCTGCGGGAAGGTAACGGTGTCCTGTATGGATTTATCGGCGGCGCTATCGGCCTGCTGTCCGGCATGACCGGCATCGGCGGTGGTATTTACCTGGCGCCGGTATTGCGGCTGGGCAAGTGCGATACCGCAAAAAACGTGGCAGGACTGAGCAGCTTCTTTATCCTCGTTAATTCTATTTCAGGGCTGCTGGGACAGGCCGCAAAAAAAGCCATTGTATTTGAACCTGCCTTCGCCGGTCCACTGTTGCTGGCGGTAATTATTGGCGGGCAAATCGGTGCGCGGCTGAGTGCCCGTGTGCTGAAACCCAAATGGGTGGCGGGTGCTACGGCGGTGTTGATTTTATATGCAGGCGTGAGAATGCTCATAAAGTAA
- a CDS encoding DUF5777 family beta-barrel protein, which translates to MKIIAFLLLCTSISVYGQAQQDLSHLFDSTGPAHPKVLYTYKGTRIIMGHSTDMLRKHELDFRVDHRFGDLGGEFGGSKTFYGIDNSTDIRIGLEYGITDRLMAGLGRSKGSGEQRQLIDLLVKYKLVEQTQDGHVPVSVALLGTAVMSAMTSEEDPHKAAWFGDASDRMSYVAQSIVSRKFGDRLAFSLSPTYVHRNRVGYMDMNNMFALGVGGRLKVSKRIGIVAEYFYPFRSQASRDYYKSQGITFYNPLGVGLEIETGGHVFHINFTNSTAIQETQFIPETTTSWLQGQFRWGFNISRRFTLFGKKDWKK; encoded by the coding sequence ATGAAAATTATTGCATTTCTGTTGCTGTGCACCAGCATCAGCGTATATGGCCAGGCCCAGCAGGACCTGAGCCACCTTTTCGATTCTACCGGTCCCGCACATCCGAAAGTGTTGTACACGTATAAAGGCACCCGCATTATTATGGGGCATTCAACGGACATGTTGCGCAAACATGAGCTGGATTTCCGTGTAGACCACCGCTTCGGCGACCTGGGCGGTGAATTTGGCGGTTCCAAAACATTCTATGGCATCGATAACTCCACTGACATTCGTATAGGGCTGGAGTATGGCATCACTGACCGGCTGATGGCGGGCCTTGGCCGCTCCAAAGGTTCCGGCGAACAGCGCCAGCTAATAGACCTGCTGGTGAAATACAAACTGGTAGAGCAAACACAGGACGGCCATGTGCCGGTGTCCGTGGCGTTGCTGGGCACGGCGGTCATGTCTGCCATGACATCAGAAGAAGATCCGCATAAAGCCGCCTGGTTTGGCGATGCCTCCGACCGCATGAGTTATGTGGCGCAGAGCATTGTGTCCCGCAAATTCGGCGACAGGCTGGCGTTTTCATTGTCCCCTACTTATGTTCACCGCAACCGGGTGGGTTATATGGACATGAACAATATGTTTGCCCTGGGCGTGGGAGGCCGGTTGAAGGTATCCAAACGGATCGGCATTGTGGCGGAATATTTTTATCCGTTCCGCTCACAGGCCAGCCGCGACTATTACAAATCGCAGGGCATCACTTTCTATAACCCGCTGGGCGTAGGACTGGAAATAGAAACAGGCGGGCATGTGTTCCATATTAACTTTACGAATTCCACAGCTATCCAGGAAACGCAATTTATTCCTGAAACCACCACTTCGTGGTTACAGGGGCAGTTCCGCTGGGGTTTCAATATTTCCCGTAGATTTACGTTATTCGGGAAAAAGGATTGGAAAAAATAA
- the apaG gene encoding Co2+/Mg2+ efflux protein ApaG, giving the protein MVKKVTEGITISVETFYQPDYSNPIGSEFMFAYRITIENNNTFPIKLLRRHWYIIDSNGTHREVEGEGVVGVQPLLAPGETYQYVSGSNLRTEIGKMYGTYQMENQLDKKIFEVRIPEFQMVVPFKLN; this is encoded by the coding sequence ATGGTTAAGAAGGTAACAGAGGGAATCACTATCAGCGTGGAAACATTCTACCAGCCGGATTATTCTAATCCTATTGGAAGCGAATTCATGTTTGCTTACCGTATCACCATTGAGAACAACAATACTTTCCCCATTAAATTGCTGCGCCGCCACTGGTACATCATTGATTCCAACGGCACCCACCGTGAAGTGGAGGGTGAAGGCGTGGTAGGCGTACAGCCGCTACTGGCCCCCGGCGAGACTTATCAATATGTCTCGGGTTCCAACCTTCGCACTGAAATAGGCAAGATGTACGGTACCTACCAAATGGAAAACCAACTGGACAAGAAAATCTTTGAAGTAAGGATTCCTGAATTCCAGATGGTGGTTCCCTTTAAGCTCAACTAA
- the serS gene encoding serine--tRNA ligase produces MLQVPFIRQNKELVLERLALKNFKETGLVDEVLELDDKRKRLTQEYDETQAQVNSLSKEIGKLMAQGKKEEGEAQRAAVNALKEKLGPVNDELNATEKALHDTLVKLPNLPAAMVPPGKTPEENVEVRRGGNIPTLAADAVPHWDLAKKYQLIDFELGNKITGSGFPVFQKQGARLQRAMIQYFLDFNLDNGYTEYAPPYLVNEASAFGTGQLPDKEGQMYHATEDNYFLIPTAEVPLTNIYRDEIVKDTDLPIRMTGYTPCFRREAGSYGKDVRGLNRVHQFDKVELVQIVHPEKSYEALDEMVAHVEKLLNSLQLPYRILRLCGGDMSFASAITYDFEVYSAAQQKWLEVSSVSNFETYQTNRMKIRFKEANGKPQLTHSLNGSSLALPRIMACLLENNQTEAGIQLPAVLHRYFGADKIA; encoded by the coding sequence ATGTTACAAGTACCGTTTATACGTCAAAATAAAGAACTGGTATTAGAGCGTCTCGCCCTGAAAAATTTTAAAGAAACAGGCCTGGTAGACGAAGTGCTGGAACTGGACGACAAGCGTAAGCGCCTCACACAGGAATATGATGAAACACAGGCGCAGGTGAACAGTCTCTCCAAAGAGATCGGTAAACTGATGGCGCAGGGCAAAAAAGAAGAAGGCGAAGCACAACGTGCTGCCGTAAACGCCCTGAAAGAGAAACTGGGACCTGTGAATGATGAGCTGAACGCTACCGAAAAAGCGCTGCACGATACTCTCGTTAAGCTGCCTAATCTGCCTGCTGCCATGGTGCCTCCCGGTAAAACCCCGGAAGAGAACGTGGAAGTGCGCCGTGGTGGCAACATCCCGACGCTGGCCGCTGATGCCGTGCCTCACTGGGACCTCGCTAAAAAATACCAGCTGATAGATTTCGAACTGGGTAATAAAATCACCGGCAGCGGTTTCCCTGTTTTCCAGAAACAGGGCGCCCGCCTGCAACGTGCCATGATACAGTACTTCCTGGATTTTAACCTGGACAACGGTTATACCGAATACGCCCCTCCTTACCTGGTAAACGAAGCCTCTGCCTTTGGTACCGGCCAGTTGCCTGATAAAGAAGGACAGATGTACCACGCCACGGAGGACAACTATTTCCTGATCCCCACAGCAGAAGTGCCGCTGACCAATATCTACCGCGATGAAATCGTGAAAGACACTGATCTGCCTATCAGAATGACCGGATATACCCCTTGCTTCCGCCGTGAAGCCGGCTCCTACGGTAAAGACGTACGTGGCCTCAACAGGGTGCACCAGTTCGACAAAGTAGAATTGGTACAGATTGTACATCCGGAGAAATCTTACGAAGCGCTGGACGAGATGGTGGCCCATGTGGAGAAACTGCTCAACAGCCTCCAGCTGCCCTATCGTATTCTGCGGTTGTGCGGCGGTGATATGAGTTTTGCGTCTGCCATTACCTACGATTTTGAAGTGTACAGCGCCGCCCAGCAGAAATGGCTGGAAGTGAGCTCTGTGTCTAACTTTGAGACGTACCAGACCAACCGCATGAAGATCCGCTTCAAAGAAGCCAACGGCAAGCCACAGCTGACCCACTCCCTGAATGGCAGCTCTTTGGCCCTGCCGCGTATTATGGCCTGTCTGCTGGAAAACAACCAGACGGAAGCGGGTATTCAGTTGCCAGCCGTACTGCACCGCTATTTCGGCGCAGACAAAATTGCATAA
- a CDS encoding HesA/MoeB/ThiF family protein, producing MQRYDRQTRLEGFGPEKQRLLQAASVLVIGAGGLGVPVLQYLTAMGIGKIGIVEHDTVSVTNLQRQVLYYTADQGKPKLALAATRLQQLNPEIQIVPHDTWLTTDNALDIIGAYDVVVDCSDNFGTRYLVNDACVIAGKPLVYGAIYKYEGQLSVFNYQGGATYRCIFPDAPESGEMLNCSEIGVLGVLPGIIGCYQANEVVKVITGIGTPLKNQLLTIDTLHNTHLTFNITPVAANQQITRLADNYQQTVCEVNNLQSLSVEELQQWLQQGDALQLLDVREDDEWEICHLPQAIHIPMGQVLGRVSALQPEAPLAVLCHHGMRSRAVGQRLVEMGFKQVYNVEGGIHAWACAIDDQMQTY from the coding sequence ATGCAACGATATGACCGACAGACAAGACTGGAAGGCTTTGGCCCGGAAAAGCAGCGTTTATTGCAGGCCGCGTCCGTGCTGGTGATTGGCGCCGGCGGACTGGGAGTGCCCGTGCTGCAATACCTAACGGCCATGGGTATAGGAAAAATAGGAATTGTGGAGCATGATACCGTATCCGTTACCAATCTGCAACGGCAGGTGCTGTACTATACCGCCGATCAGGGGAAACCCAAGCTGGCGCTGGCCGCAACAAGGCTGCAACAACTTAATCCGGAAATACAGATTGTGCCACATGATACCTGGCTTACGACAGACAATGCGCTGGACATTATCGGCGCGTATGACGTAGTAGTGGACTGCTCTGATAATTTCGGCACCCGCTACCTGGTGAACGACGCCTGTGTAATAGCAGGCAAACCGTTGGTATACGGCGCCATCTACAAATACGAAGGACAGTTGAGCGTGTTCAACTACCAGGGTGGCGCTACCTATCGCTGTATTTTCCCTGACGCGCCGGAATCAGGCGAGATGCTGAATTGCAGCGAAATAGGCGTACTGGGCGTACTGCCCGGCATCATCGGTTGTTACCAGGCCAATGAAGTGGTGAAAGTGATCACCGGCATTGGCACACCGCTGAAAAACCAGCTGCTGACAATTGACACCTTACATAATACCCACCTAACTTTTAATATTACACCGGTAGCTGCCAATCAACAGATAACACGGTTGGCAGACAACTATCAACAAACTGTTTGTGAAGTGAATAATCTGCAATCCCTGTCTGTAGAAGAGCTGCAGCAATGGCTACAGCAAGGCGATGCCCTGCAACTGCTGGACGTGAGAGAAGATGACGAATGGGAGATCTGCCATCTGCCACAGGCCATTCATATCCCTATGGGACAGGTATTGGGCCGTGTGAGCGCCCTGCAACCTGAAGCGCCGCTGGCGGTACTGTGCCATCATGGTATGCGTAGCCGTGCCGTGGGACAGCGTTTGGTGGAGATGGGCTTCAAACAGGTGTATAATGTGGAAGGTGGTATTCATGCCTGGGCCTGTGCCATTGATGACCAGATGCAAACTTATTAA
- a CDS encoding DUF4157 domain-containing protein: protein MEKIKCSIQVDSGLARIAAKVMRVKAVAMVLGRTIHLYGASRLEFLSDIAWVRHEACHVLQYRQYGMIGFLTRYLYQSARWGYYHNPLEVAARKAEADPGILEGIEII from the coding sequence TTGGAAAAAATAAAATGTAGCATACAAGTTGATTCCGGACTGGCCCGCATCGCAGCGAAAGTGATGCGGGTGAAGGCAGTGGCCATGGTACTGGGGCGCACTATACATCTGTATGGGGCGTCCCGGCTGGAATTTCTGTCAGATATAGCCTGGGTCCGGCACGAGGCCTGCCATGTGTTACAGTACCGGCAGTATGGCATGATAGGTTTCCTGACACGGTATTTGTATCAGTCAGCCCGGTGGGGATATTATCATAATCCGCTGGAAGTGGCCGCCAGAAAGGCGGAAGCTGACCCGGGCATTCTGGAAGGAATAGAAATTATTTAA